Proteins encoded in a region of the Pirellulaceae bacterium genome:
- a CDS encoding alkaline phosphatase family protein codes for MRVVFLLAALLSICASSSAQTNRHVIQLSVDGLHSEGLRRLLDSQPDSFGNFQRFIDEGSTTFNARSDYSNTFTLPNHTTMLTGRPVNQSGDDASLHHGYTNNSTPRASDTLHNAGNPNLSYVPSTFDIAHDLGLKTGFYANKSKFVIFEQSYNSTDETDGGRRDQALENGDQGTDKIDRYLFLNSNGTSSELIDRFVLEMPIEKFDYTFLHLAEPDVAGHRWGWRTESWDASVALVDQHLGRVFEMIEQNDSLRENTTIVLTSDHGGLGLFHDDATNPNMYTVPFFVWGKQVSRGTDLYEVSRGTRLRPQSDQIPYEAPWQPIRNGDGANLSMSLLGLPSVDGSIINARQDLLIDHAGQAVWHGSDPTAGDPGDGKHWDDPLNWSRTARQDTIARPGDHLLFSLNSESQVVHLDGPRTIYSAEFQGDYLLDEGDLHIVSGLVDLADNVFVEMNGRMTSATSLIVRGTGLIEINGVVPDLLRAGGPIGGEFEVEGSATFFNDVRPGDQIGAISVERDLTLGGASVLQMQIGAAADGSPVNDFIHVGNRLIIRGGMSVETTDDYLDPVNAAEFDQFRFLSVGRRVGNLRFFEYDGDSLRFDSQTATSQTHFAGDGLFRILEHDANGVSLTNYRAFAGDATGDGAFDTQDLVAVFQFGTYEDGENGNADWLSGDWDHDGDFTTSDLVLALATGRFEQPPVFGHAAAHLVPEPQIGFLLPLFVLWVSWRRQRPF; via the coding sequence ATGCGAGTTGTGTTTCTGTTGGCGGCTTTGCTTTCCATTTGCGCTTCCTCATCAGCGCAAACCAACCGGCATGTGATCCAGCTCAGTGTCGATGGGCTGCACTCAGAAGGCCTCCGGCGACTCTTGGATTCGCAGCCCGATTCATTTGGGAACTTTCAACGCTTTATTGATGAAGGTAGCACGACCTTCAACGCGCGATCGGACTACTCGAATACCTTTACCTTGCCAAATCACACCACGATGTTGACTGGAAGACCCGTCAACCAGTCGGGTGACGATGCGAGCCTGCATCACGGCTATACGAATAATTCTACGCCGCGCGCGAGTGACACATTGCACAATGCTGGTAATCCAAATTTATCGTATGTACCCAGCACTTTCGACATTGCCCATGATTTAGGACTAAAAACCGGGTTCTACGCCAATAAGTCCAAGTTTGTCATTTTTGAACAGTCGTATAACAGCACAGACGAGACGGATGGAGGGCGTCGGGACCAGGCATTGGAAAACGGCGATCAGGGAACAGACAAGATTGATCGCTATCTGTTCCTTAATTCCAATGGCACTTCATCCGAGTTGATCGATCGCTTTGTGCTTGAGATGCCAATCGAAAAGTTTGACTATACGTTCCTGCATCTGGCAGAACCCGACGTGGCGGGGCACAGGTGGGGTTGGCGTACTGAATCCTGGGATGCATCTGTTGCCTTAGTCGATCAACACTTGGGGCGTGTTTTTGAAATGATTGAGCAAAATGATAGCTTGCGTGAAAACACCACCATTGTGCTCACATCCGACCATGGAGGTCTTGGGCTGTTTCATGATGATGCAACGAATCCAAATATGTACACGGTTCCTTTCTTTGTCTGGGGAAAGCAGGTAAGTCGAGGAACTGATCTTTATGAAGTAAGTCGTGGCACTCGTCTGCGGCCACAGAGTGACCAAATTCCTTACGAAGCGCCGTGGCAACCAATACGGAACGGTGACGGCGCCAATCTATCAATGAGTTTACTGGGACTTCCCAGTGTTGATGGATCAATCATTAATGCCCGACAGGATCTCTTGATTGACCACGCGGGACAAGCTGTTTGGCACGGGAGTGATCCAACTGCCGGTGATCCTGGAGATGGTAAGCATTGGGATGATCCGTTGAATTGGTCACGAACTGCTCGTCAGGATACGATTGCCCGCCCAGGAGATCACCTGCTGTTTAGTCTGAATTCCGAATCACAGGTTGTTCATTTGGATGGGCCTCGCACTATTTACTCAGCTGAGTTTCAGGGTGATTATCTTTTGGATGAAGGTGACTTACATATTGTTAGCGGTCTGGTCGACTTAGCAGACAACGTATTCGTCGAGATGAACGGGCGGATGACAAGCGCAACCAGTTTGATCGTACGAGGGACTGGCCTGATAGAGATCAACGGAGTGGTTCCCGATTTGCTTCGGGCAGGCGGCCCTATCGGAGGTGAGTTTGAGGTAGAAGGATCGGCGACGTTTTTCAATGATGTGAGACCCGGTGATCAGATCGGGGCGATTTCAGTCGAGCGAGATCTGACGCTAGGCGGTGCAAGCGTTTTGCAAATGCAAATTGGTGCTGCCGCGGATGGTAGCCCCGTGAACGATTTCATTCATGTCGGAAATCGATTGATTATCCGTGGTGGAATGTCAGTGGAAACCACGGATGACTATCTTGATCCAGTAAACGCGGCGGAATTCGATCAGTTTCGTTTCTTGTCGGTGGGCAGGCGGGTCGGCAACTTGCGTTTTTTTGAATACGACGGTGACTCCTTGAGATTTGATTCTCAAACGGCCACATCGCAAACGCATTTTGCAGGAGATGGATTGTTTCGGATTTTGGAGCACGATGCCAACGGTGTCAGCTTAACGAACTATCGAGCTTTTGCGGGTGACGCAACAGGTGACGGAGCGTTTGATACACAGGACTTGGTTGCCGTCTTTCAATTTGGAACTTACGAAGATGGCGAAAACGGTAATGCCGATTGGCTGTCTGGCGATTGGGATCACGACGGCGATTTCACTACCAGTGATTTGGTGCTTGCACTCGCAACTGGACGCTTTGAGCAGCCGCCGGTGTTCGGTCACGCCGCCGCTCACTTAGTTCCGGAACCGCAGATTGGCTTTTTGTTGCCACTGTTCGTCCTGTGGGTGAGTTGGCGACGCCAACGACCTTTTTAA
- a CDS encoding TolC family protein, translating into MHRRFQKVTVYTLLSLFLFTGCQPTQPFFLNEDGDLSHLLDEATQLDYPDVNSEVIPDAANAHIPFSITHSEPGVPWELSLEESISISLKNSKVMRTIAAVRQTRQVGQLVAGPPENLSINADFTPTIYDPAIEESGPNGVETALSAFDTQWNTNLFWDRTDRPQNVDDDSDPAVIFARILDRDNVNFESELTKRAATGTQWSFRNVSTYDASNRPLRVLASEWLTSFEAEARHPLMRGGGTQINRVPVLLARIRTDVSLVQFEQSVRNHLASVERAYWELYYWYRNLETAKIGRDSALLTWKRINASDVDGEQEPQSREQYYFFRGRVEEAKRDLLIAERQLRYLLGIAPTDGRIIRPSDEPTIARVQFDWSDILAEALTRSSEIRRQKWLVKQRELEYIASKNSLLPQVDLVALYRWVGLGDELLNSRNGLDFPEPGSTAFESLTDGRFQEWRFGVDVQVPLGFRAEHSAVRHQQLQLARTKARMDDLELEISHALTDAVQRLDANFALTQTAFLQRAAAFRQVKVLQNKLDAGTVTLDFLLDAQRRAADAQISFYQSLTQYNMSIVEVHFRKGSLIEFCGVMLQEGPWPAKGYFDALIRARRRDASYYFDYGYTRPAVVSRGAVPQGAAEIIQGHPTTLSEEEQVIPKSKLDEELPGGSEGGMPKSQPATESMPTPEEKPAEPRSALRFLQAGTDKGPAADDDLELMPADGSVQMKDETPRQAENFDWNGLFR; encoded by the coding sequence ATGCATCGGCGATTCCAAAAAGTAACGGTTTACACCTTACTATCACTTTTTCTATTCACCGGGTGTCAGCCAACACAACCGTTTTTTCTTAACGAAGACGGTGATCTGTCCCATCTACTCGATGAGGCGACTCAGCTGGACTATCCCGATGTGAATTCGGAAGTCATTCCCGACGCGGCGAATGCCCATATTCCGTTTTCAATCACCCATTCAGAACCTGGTGTTCCGTGGGAGCTGTCGCTGGAGGAATCGATCTCGATTTCTTTGAAAAACAGCAAAGTGATGCGTACGATCGCAGCCGTAAGGCAAACGCGACAGGTTGGGCAGTTGGTGGCTGGACCGCCTGAGAATCTGAGTATCAACGCCGACTTCACTCCGACGATCTACGATCCGGCAATTGAGGAGTCCGGACCGAATGGTGTCGAGACGGCTCTGTCAGCTTTTGACACACAATGGAATACGAATCTGTTTTGGGATCGTACCGACCGACCTCAAAATGTGGATGACGATTCTGATCCGGCTGTGATTTTTGCTCGTATCTTGGATCGGGACAACGTGAATTTCGAGTCAGAGCTGACAAAGCGAGCCGCTACTGGAACGCAATGGTCATTTAGAAACGTATCGACCTACGATGCTTCCAACCGACCTCTGCGAGTGTTGGCCAGTGAATGGTTGACTTCATTTGAAGCGGAGGCGCGTCATCCTCTAATGCGGGGTGGGGGTACTCAGATTAACCGCGTTCCCGTTTTGTTGGCTCGCATTCGAACAGACGTATCTCTTGTGCAGTTCGAGCAATCAGTTCGAAATCACTTAGCGTCCGTTGAAAGAGCTTACTGGGAGCTGTATTACTGGTATCGCAATCTGGAAACCGCCAAAATTGGTCGCGACAGTGCTCTGCTAACTTGGAAACGAATTAATGCGAGCGATGTTGACGGCGAACAGGAACCGCAGTCTCGGGAACAATACTATTTCTTCCGAGGGCGAGTTGAAGAGGCAAAGCGAGATCTTCTCATCGCCGAACGTCAGCTTCGCTATTTGCTGGGCATCGCCCCAACGGACGGTCGGATTATTCGACCTTCGGATGAACCTACGATTGCTCGTGTCCAATTTGATTGGTCAGATATCCTTGCAGAAGCGTTGACTCGAAGCAGTGAAATACGACGTCAGAAATGGTTAGTCAAGCAACGCGAACTTGAATACATAGCATCCAAGAACAGTTTGTTGCCGCAAGTTGACTTGGTCGCCCTTTACCGTTGGGTTGGGTTGGGCGATGAGTTGTTGAATTCTCGCAATGGCTTGGATTTTCCTGAACCGGGCTCGACTGCTTTTGAAAGTCTGACCGACGGTCGTTTTCAGGAATGGAGGTTTGGAGTCGATGTGCAAGTGCCGCTAGGGTTCCGTGCTGAACATTCGGCCGTGCGTCATCAGCAGCTACAATTGGCCCGGACCAAGGCACGAATGGATGATCTCGAACTTGAGATTTCCCACGCTCTTACCGACGCTGTACAGCGACTGGATGCAAACTTTGCCCTCACGCAGACAGCCTTCTTGCAGCGGGCCGCAGCTTTCCGACAGGTGAAGGTTCTACAAAACAAACTTGATGCTGGAACCGTCACGCTTGACTTCCTGCTCGATGCCCAGCGACGAGCGGCGGATGCACAAATTTCCTTTTATCAGTCACTGACGCAATACAATATGTCAATTGTCGAAGTCCATTTCCGCAAAGGCTCATTAATCGAGTTCTGCGGTGTGATGTTGCAAGAGGGGCCCTGGCCAGCGAAGGGGTACTTTGATGCTTTGATACGTGCTCGTCGACGAGATGCGAGTTACTACTTTGACTACGGTTACACGCGTCCTGCTGTCGTCAGTCGCGGTGCGGTTCCACAAGGGGCTGCCGAGATCATTCAAGGACATCCGACTACTCTGAGTGAAGAAGAGCAGGTGATTCCGAAATCGAAGCTCGACGAAGAGTTGCCGGGAGGTAGCGAGGGTGGAATGCCCAAGTCGCAACCTGCTACGGAAAGCATGCCGACTCCGGAAGAAAAGCCCGCAGAACCTCGAAGTGCCTTGCGGTTCCTACAGGCTGGAACTGACAAGGGACCCGCGGCGGACGATGACTTGGAGCTAATGCCCGCTGATGGATCGGTGCAGATGAAAGATGAAACGCCGCGTCAGGCTGAGAACTTTGATTGGAATGGTTTGTTCCGCTAG
- a CDS encoding fatty acid--CoA ligase family protein: protein MTHLSSERNSSGRSDRLGLLLRQSYGSVETGVLTINMAQDPETTAESVGRPLPGISLAILDEAGNPLAAGTVGEVSVQSPGAGKPCRADARRYLKPLDGWIRTNDLGRLDDEGRFYLTGRKGRIINVAGRKVLPSEVEKVLSHHPAVKQVVVVPHRDAYGEEAVHALVVVGEKCTASELVTHCRALMADYKVPRFIEFRDSLP, encoded by the coding sequence TTGACCCACCTAAGTTCGGAACGCAATTCGAGCGGCCGAAGCGATCGACTGGGACTCCTCCTTCGCCAGTCTTATGGCAGCGTGGAAACGGGTGTGCTCACGATCAACATGGCCCAAGATCCAGAGACGACCGCCGAATCTGTTGGACGCCCATTACCGGGAATTAGCTTGGCAATACTCGACGAGGCCGGGAATCCGCTTGCTGCAGGCACGGTTGGTGAAGTCTCTGTTCAAAGCCCCGGGGCCGGTAAGCCATGCCGAGCGGACGCCCGCCGTTACCTCAAACCTTTGGACGGCTGGATTCGAACGAATGATCTCGGTCGCCTTGACGACGAAGGCCGATTCTACCTCACCGGACGCAAGGGAAGAATCATCAACGTGGCCGGGCGGAAGGTACTCCCCAGCGAAGTCGAAAAAGTCCTCAGTCATCATCCGGCGGTAAAGCAGGTCGTTGTCGTACCTCATCGCGACGCCTATGGAGAAGAGGCAGTCCACGCCCTCGTAGTGGTTGGAGAGAAGTGCACGGCGTCTGAATTAGTAACGCATTGTCGAGCCTTAATGGCTGACTACAAGGTGCCCCGGTTTATCGAATTCCGCGACTCGCTGCCCTAG
- a CDS encoding c-type cytochrome, whose protein sequence is MKIRDNRPRIAPSPENAREIYLIALRSGLCLFACYFAITSISEGDENNSLPKKFPNTQAKQQTPDPPDKSLARMSLPRGFHATLFAGEPDVTQPISMTIDDRGRLWVAQCFTSPDWVTTATGPDRILIFTDTNQDGHFDSKHVFADNLPNLTSIEVGLGGVWACCAPNLIFIPDRDRDDRPDGPAEILLDGWTTPEHNVFNGLTWGPDGWLYGCHGILGSSFVGSPGTPKSRRQEINCGIWRFHPRAKRFEIVCHGTTNPWGLDFDERGQGFFTNCVIGHLWQMIPGARYQRMFGEHLNPHLYQLIDSCADHRHWHGGDWTSSRFGITHDSAGGGHAHAGCMIYLGDNWPDTYRQSVYTCNIHGNRVNRDLLQRKGSGYVGIHADDFMLANSPWFRGLELIYGPDGGVFISDWVDYGECHDNDGVHRSSGRIYKVIHEPVRRIPTDFDLAEETNEQLVKRQFHHNAWYARRARLQLQQRSMESPTSTTSLQEELVAKIANHQLDDLFRLRYLWTLHVTGLDNEHLLASLLDDRSVDLRVWAIRLLTDRNSISTSTKVKLTELAREEPSPFVRLELASALQRLPETIGWKIGEALLTEHDVADETLTLMTWYGIEPLVCRSPGRALRLAASSRDGKVSEFVMRRLGASPATEFWATKIISTLTTSPNTKRQIHLLRGLQQGIRTRNSQQLALRWPPSSADLYAHTDRELGRLALMTGLALGDSTARKQLQDLARNPNAKKHHRQTAISTLSEEAHYDLAFLLLDLLEDNEVRVFALRGLSNTKQGNVAQEILSRYRSYNADERQAAINTMASRPQWAFALLDAISRKKIPPSDVTNFQIRQMKLMKQQTINALIARIWPVTRSSSADQQQQIARYKSILGNDFLKLGNAGEGRAVFKKRCANCHRLFDDGGDFGPELTGSGRKNLDYILQNIVDPSATLASSYRMTILETADGNVLSGVAIDRGNGAIELRTPEHSRVFQKSQIESLTPSRQSPMPDGLLDSLSEKQLRDLICYLYSDEQVAMPTVPTRPAETP, encoded by the coding sequence ATGAAAATTCGAGACAATCGGCCAAGAATCGCCCCGAGTCCTGAAAACGCCAGGGAGATTTACCTAATCGCCCTCCGGAGCGGCTTATGTCTGTTTGCATGTTATTTTGCGATAACATCGATCAGCGAGGGGGACGAAAACAACAGCCTGCCGAAGAAGTTTCCTAATACACAAGCGAAACAACAGACCCCCGATCCCCCCGACAAATCGCTTGCTCGCATGTCGCTGCCACGCGGATTTCACGCCACTCTTTTCGCAGGCGAACCGGATGTCACTCAACCTATCAGCATGACCATTGACGATCGTGGTCGCCTATGGGTGGCACAATGTTTCACATCACCCGATTGGGTTACAACAGCTACCGGACCAGATCGCATTCTGATCTTCACGGATACAAATCAAGATGGACATTTTGATTCCAAACACGTTTTCGCAGACAATCTCCCCAATCTAACCAGCATCGAAGTTGGACTGGGTGGTGTCTGGGCATGTTGCGCACCCAATTTAATTTTCATTCCAGATCGAGATCGGGACGATCGTCCCGATGGACCAGCTGAGATTCTTCTGGACGGATGGACGACTCCCGAACACAACGTGTTCAACGGTCTAACTTGGGGGCCAGACGGTTGGCTCTACGGTTGCCATGGCATTCTCGGGTCATCGTTCGTCGGATCTCCTGGCACGCCCAAGTCCCGCCGACAAGAAATCAACTGTGGTATTTGGCGTTTCCATCCACGTGCAAAGCGTTTTGAAATCGTCTGCCATGGAACCACGAATCCGTGGGGTTTGGATTTTGACGAACGAGGGCAGGGTTTTTTCACCAATTGCGTCATCGGTCACCTCTGGCAGATGATCCCGGGTGCCCGTTATCAACGGATGTTTGGTGAGCACCTCAATCCTCACCTCTATCAATTAATCGACTCGTGCGCGGACCACCGTCATTGGCACGGTGGAGACTGGACCAGTTCTCGATTTGGTATCACCCACGATTCGGCAGGCGGCGGACATGCTCACGCGGGCTGCATGATCTATCTGGGTGACAATTGGCCAGACACTTATCGCCAATCCGTCTACACCTGCAACATTCATGGCAACCGCGTCAATCGTGATCTGCTACAACGCAAAGGATCCGGATACGTCGGTATCCACGCAGACGATTTCATGTTGGCCAACAGCCCCTGGTTTCGGGGTCTCGAATTAATTTACGGACCTGACGGAGGTGTATTCATCAGCGATTGGGTGGACTATGGAGAATGCCATGATAACGACGGCGTCCATCGGTCTAGCGGACGGATCTACAAAGTCATACACGAACCTGTTCGGCGGATACCCACCGACTTTGATCTCGCCGAGGAAACGAATGAACAACTGGTAAAACGCCAATTCCATCACAACGCTTGGTACGCACGGCGGGCCCGGTTGCAATTACAACAGCGATCCATGGAATCCCCCACATCGACCACATCGCTTCAGGAAGAACTTGTCGCAAAGATTGCCAACCATCAGCTGGATGACCTCTTCCGATTACGCTATCTCTGGACGCTTCACGTTACCGGTCTCGACAACGAGCACCTACTGGCGAGCCTGCTGGATGACCGTTCAGTCGACCTCCGAGTCTGGGCAATTCGACTATTGACCGACCGCAATTCCATTTCGACATCAACCAAGGTCAAACTGACAGAACTCGCACGGGAGGAACCATCACCCTTCGTGCGTTTAGAGTTGGCATCTGCCTTGCAGCGTCTCCCCGAGACGATTGGATGGAAAATTGGCGAGGCTTTGCTAACCGAACACGATGTCGCTGACGAAACGTTAACGCTGATGACCTGGTACGGGATCGAGCCTTTGGTTTGTCGTTCTCCCGGTCGAGCATTGCGGCTCGCTGCGTCATCACGCGACGGCAAGGTCAGCGAATTCGTGATGCGTCGCCTGGGGGCGTCACCCGCCACTGAATTTTGGGCAACAAAAATAATTTCAACACTTACGACCTCGCCCAATACGAAACGGCAAATCCACCTACTGCGTGGACTTCAGCAAGGAATCCGCACTCGCAACAGCCAACAACTCGCACTACGTTGGCCCCCATCATCGGCAGACCTTTATGCACACACCGATCGAGAGCTTGGTCGACTGGCATTGATGACTGGGTTGGCATTAGGAGATTCAACCGCGAGAAAACAGCTGCAAGACTTGGCACGCAATCCCAACGCGAAAAAGCATCATCGCCAAACAGCGATTTCGACGCTCAGTGAAGAAGCGCATTACGATCTGGCGTTTCTGTTGCTCGACCTGCTAGAAGACAATGAAGTCCGCGTATTTGCCTTGCGAGGACTCTCAAACACCAAGCAGGGGAACGTGGCCCAGGAAATACTTTCCCGCTATCGATCCTACAATGCGGATGAAAGGCAGGCCGCCATCAACACAATGGCGTCGCGTCCTCAATGGGCATTTGCGTTGCTGGATGCCATCTCAAGAAAGAAGATTCCTCCATCGGATGTGACAAATTTCCAGATCCGCCAGATGAAACTGATGAAGCAACAAACTATCAACGCACTGATTGCTCGTATTTGGCCAGTGACTCGATCCTCTTCAGCCGATCAACAACAGCAGATTGCGAGGTACAAATCGATTCTCGGTAACGACTTCCTCAAGCTTGGAAACGCGGGCGAGGGCAGGGCGGTCTTTAAAAAACGGTGCGCGAATTGTCATCGATTATTTGATGACGGTGGAGATTTCGGACCAGAGCTGACGGGATCCGGCCGAAAAAATCTCGACTACATCCTGCAAAACATTGTCGATCCGAGTGCGACCTTGGCATCTTCCTATCGGATGACAATCTTGGAAACGGCGGATGGGAATGTTCTCTCTGGGGTCGCCATCGACCGTGGTAACGGCGCCATCGAGTTACGGACGCCCGAACATTCGAGAGTTTTTCAAAAATCACAAATCGAAAGCCTCACTCCATCACGACAGTCACCCATGCCCGACGGATTGCTCGACTCGCTCAGCGAAAAGCAACTTCGCGATTTGATCTGCTACCTGTACTCTGACGAACAGGTAGCAATGCCTACAGTTCCAACTCGACCAGCAGAAACGCCATGA
- a CDS encoding ASPIC/UnbV domain-containing protein: MRSDETLSQNHFRRSPQWKLDPLTGEIDDLMATRYSRGKETVDGQLRWHSFSGHERNCLFLNQAGTRFKDVSAISGVDNVADGRAFAVWDYDHDGWFDLALTNANRPLLNLYRNRMREVDSFNGRFIAIRFVGGNQQSHSTDQYSARDAYGVRVRIAAGELKLMRELRCGEGFAAQNSDTMLVGLGQSDTIDNLVVNWPSGKSTSIEKLAANQLLIAYEEAVDGQLFEKRAYRATTTPAAATVDRFETEIMALLSDVDRAQLHLIVTTATWCEACKRQLPQIARLREAFSTEQLTIWAVPADPIETREDFKSYLDKYQPHYQLLANIDNTTRQRVLALIRSETKSDALPSSILVDRDGLRLHVQAGVPSVSELAKAAETHLLPAD; the protein is encoded by the coding sequence GTGCGTTCCGATGAAACCCTGTCGCAGAATCACTTTCGCAGAAGCCCACAGTGGAAGCTTGATCCGCTCACCGGTGAAATCGATGATCTGATGGCGACTCGTTACAGTCGCGGTAAAGAGACGGTCGATGGCCAGTTACGCTGGCATTCCTTCAGTGGGCACGAACGAAATTGTTTATTTCTCAATCAAGCGGGCACACGATTCAAGGATGTCTCGGCCATCTCGGGCGTTGATAATGTTGCTGATGGTCGAGCTTTTGCAGTTTGGGATTATGATCATGATGGTTGGTTTGATCTTGCACTCACGAATGCAAATCGACCGCTTCTGAACTTGTATCGGAATCGGATGCGAGAGGTCGATTCTTTCAACGGAAGGTTTATCGCAATACGATTTGTCGGCGGTAACCAACAATCGCACTCAACTGACCAATACAGTGCTCGTGACGCCTACGGTGTACGCGTCCGGATTGCTGCGGGTGAGCTAAAACTGATGCGTGAGTTGCGATGTGGGGAAGGCTTTGCTGCTCAAAATTCGGACACCATGTTGGTCGGTCTTGGACAGTCCGATACGATCGACAACTTGGTAGTTAACTGGCCTTCTGGGAAATCAACGTCGATCGAAAAACTGGCTGCTAATCAATTGCTGATAGCTTACGAAGAAGCCGTCGATGGGCAACTGTTTGAAAAACGGGCTTACAGGGCAACGACTACCCCGGCAGCAGCCACCGTGGATCGGTTTGAGACGGAGATCATGGCCCTTCTGTCGGATGTCGATCGTGCTCAATTACACTTGATTGTGACTACCGCAACCTGGTGCGAAGCTTGCAAGCGTCAACTGCCGCAAATAGCACGGCTGCGCGAGGCATTTTCCACGGAACAATTAACGATCTGGGCGGTTCCCGCTGACCCGATTGAAACAAGGGAAGATTTCAAAAGCTATTTGGATAAGTATCAGCCCCATTATCAGTTGCTGGCCAACATCGATAATACGACCCGCCAGCGCGTGTTGGCGTTGATTCGATCGGAAACCAAGTCGGATGCACTTCCGTCGTCTATTCTCGTGGATCGCGACGGCTTGCGCTTGCACGTGCAAGCGGGAGTGCCTTCTGTTTCGGAGCTCGCGAAAGCTGCTGAAACACATCTTCTCCCTGCAGACTAA